Below is a window of Mycoplasma sp. Mirounga ES2805-ORL DNA.
ACATTGATCAAAAAATCAAAAAAAATTCTTTTAAATGCATATGATGAATTAAATAGTTCTCTATGAGCAATGTCAAAAACTCAAAACCCTAGATTTTTTACTTATTTTGACCAATTAATTCTAGATTATCCAATAAATTTTGCAGTAATGAACACATCTTATCAGAAACGTATAATTGAAGAGAATAACATAAATACATTAAGCCAACTTCATGATTTTAATTGTTCAATTGTAGGAAATTTAAATAAATTGCCACAAGAAATTAACAACATTATGTCTAATTCGAGACTAATAACACGCGATATTCTAGAACTGATAAAAATTAAAATAGATATTTATCAAAAAATATTTAGTTCAATATTCAGCAGTAAAAAATGTTATTACAATCAGGTTATTGTGGCTATTGTTAATGGTTATTTTGACAATTTTGTTAATATGCAATCAAAACCAGAAAACTTATATACTGAAAAAATTAATGAATTATCTGATGAAATAATTTCTAAAAATTGCCATGACATAATAAAGCAACATTTAATAAATTCTTTAAGTATAGTTACAAAATTTAAGAATAAGGAGATGCTACTTAACGAAGTAAAAATTGAATTTGTAGAATCTATGAATCAAATTATTCAATTAAGCAGTATAGATGAAATAAAAAATTTGTGAAAAATAAAAGAAATATCTATTTTGGATATTCCTGAGGAGGATTTAGAAAATGATGAAAATTTAAATACGCTTCATTCTTTTTTTTCTGAAGAGAAATACAAAAATTCCAATTGATATTCAAACTCTCATTTAAAAACAATAAAAAGTACATATAAATTTAAAGAAGATAGATATTCTTATATTTACACCAAATACAATATTTCACCTAGGGAAATTATGGATATTTTTAATACTTCTGAAATGGAAATGTACTATTTAAAAAAATTTTATGAAAAAGGTACTCAAAACATAGAAGAATATATTTTAGATCCTAATATTTCGCATAACGAAAAAGACAAAATAAAAAAATTCTTATTAAAAAACAAAAAATTAATTTACTTAAAAGGTGATTTTATAAAAGTATCTATGTCTGAAATATTAGAAATGCTAATGAAAAAACATTCTGAAAATCATATTAAATCTTCCCAAATAATTACTGAATATAATGATTTTATATACAACAATATTTTTGATAAAGATGTTTTAAATAATCTTTTACCTGAAAATTTAGAGCGAAATATTGAAGCAACATTAATGAGAAATAATAATGTACTTCTAAATATGGGAAAATTGTATAGATATTATGAATTAAAAAAATATAATTGACAATTTTTTGTTGATAATATCAACTTTGAAAAATATAATGGAATGTTCTTTTCTTCAAAACTTATTTTTGATGAATATTATGAGCTAATGCAAGAGTATAATATTTATAATGAATATGATCTACACAACATACTAAGAAAATTAGAAAACAATGATATGCTTCCAGAAGGTTTTCATTGTGATAGAAGAATGCCAAATTTAAAATACAATATCAAGAATCAAGAAGAACAAGTAATCAATTTTTTTGAAGAAAATGCCCCAATTTCATACCAATCATTTTGAGATTTATATTCTGAAAAATATGGTTTTAATTTACTTTCAATGAAAGGAAGCAGTTATCCAAATATTCTTAGCAAATGACTAACAAAAGACAGGATATATAAAAAAAAGGTTTTAGCTACCTTACAGAAGAAGAAATAGCTCTTATTAAAAGCAAATTATCTAACAACATATATCCATATAAAGAAATATGCAAAACCATAAAAGAGAACACATCTGGTAGAAACATCTCTCTGAACAGTAAAACATTTAATGATATAGGTTTTATACATAATTTAACTTTGTGTCCAAAGTTGACTTTTGCAAGTATTCATGATTGCTTGTATGAGACTTACTTAAAAAACACAGACTTTATAAGAATTCCAAATGATATAAATATTTTTAAGGACAAAGACATTTACCAATCAGGAGTTGTTGTTAATGCCTTTTACAATATATTTTCAGAGTTTAAAGCGATTAAAGTAAATGGGAAAGAAAATTTATATATAACATCAAAAAAGTTGAAAGAATCTAATATAGATTTAAATTTAATTAAAGATTTTGTTAATAAAGTTTCTGATTGAGTTGGAGATAAATTTTTTACAATTGAAAGCCTATTAGACAGTGAATTTGAGCATGAACTTATTCAAGAATTTGGTTTTGATAATATATTTTATGAATTTATTTTACAACAGTTTAGTGACAGATTTAAAAGTATAATGTCAAGCCCTAGAATTTTTAAAAAAAATACTAATCGGCAAAATATTAATTTTAGTAATTTCGTGGAACATATCATATTTTCTCAGTTTTGAAAATATGATAGTGATGAGCCTATAAATGCCTATGATATAGAAGAATACGTTCTAGAAACCTATAAATATAAATTTAATTCTGCGAAATTAAAAGAAGTAATAAATTCAATTGGTTTTTACTATGATGATGTATCTCACAGCATTTATTATAGCAAGGAAGAATATATTGATATAATTTAAATTAAAAATTAAATAGTCAATAACTTAAGGAGAAAAATATGATTCATGATCTACTAAAAAGCAATAAAGCAAAGCCTGTTGTTGGAAAACTTAAAAACGTTGTAATAAATGGTTCAAGAGAAAGTATTCAAGTTTATTCTATAGATTTGGATGCATTATACTATAACAATAGAAATGACAGAATTATTTCCTGATCATCTGAGAAATCAAGTGAAGAAATTGAAGAAATGAAAAATATAGACATAAATCAATATAATCAAACGTTTGAAAATTGGATAATAGAGAGTAACAAGCAAGCTATCGAGAAGACTAAAAAAAATATTGAAAAAGTTGGCCAAATGGTTGACGGAGTTGTTCTAAAAGATGGAAGAATTATTGATGGAAACAGGAGATTTACTTGTTTGAGAATGTTGCAAAGGGCACATAAAGAAATGCCTGATAAATATAGATTTAATGCTGCAATTCTAGATAAAGATTATGAAACAGACGGTAAAGAAATTAAATTATTAGAATTAAGCATTCAGCACGGTGAAGAAGAAAAACAAGGTTATGATCCTATTGAGAGAGTTATTGGAGCATATAAAGATATAGAAATTAATAAACAAATAAGTATTGAGGAATATGCAAATGTCTGCAATGAAAATGTTAAAAATATAGAAAAAAAATTAGAAGTTGCAAAATTCTTAGAAGAGTTTTTGGAGTACATAAATGCTAGTGGTAAGTACTATATCGCAAGACAAAATAATCTACATGACCCTATTCTTGAATCAATAAAAATTATTAAGAAAGCGAAGTCAGAAGCTTACTCTGATGATGAAGTTACGGATTTAAAACATATTTTATTTTCAAACCTTCTTATTAAGCAAACAGGTGATAAAACTCGTTTTATGAGAGATATTCTTACACTTGTTAAAGATTTAAATATCGGAAAAGAATTAATCAACAAAGAAAAAGAACTAATTGACTTTGTATTAGATAAAGTTGATGAGTATACAGACAATGAAAATCAATTTTTGAAAGTTGATGAATTTATTAATGATATAAATAATTGTGAAGCAGAGCAAAAAATTGTAGATAATGTACCAAATGAATTACTACGTAAATTAGGATTAAAATCAAAAAGAGAACAACCTTTATTATTAAGTATTGATGCTCTTGATAAACTAGAAAGCATAGATATGGAATTTGCTGCGAAATTAACTAATGATGAGAAGCGAAAACTTAATGATATATTAGATTTCATAACTAAAAAAGCAAATAAAATTCAAGAAGAGATTAAAAATGCATAAAATAGATTTATGTATAGATAATGAAAATAATTGATACATTACTTTAGATAATGCTTTTTTGTTCAAAAGTTCTAGAACATATAAAAGAAGCGAATTTCACAAGTTTTTACATAAAGATCAAAACAAATATGAATTAAAAAAAATTTTTTTTAGGCGAGATTTATCAATTCAAGATAAAAGAAAAGTTTTGATCTTATTAGAGAAAATAGCTCAAGAAGTACAATTTGTTTTAACAATTGAAGATGATATTTATAAAGATATTGAAACTCTAGATCGAAAAATTAAAGAAAGAATAAATTTAGGAAAAATACTTAAAAATAGAGAATATGAAAAGGATAATAACCTTATATTAACTAAGCACGAATATATCCAAATATTAAATAAATATATTCAAAGGCCACTAAAAGAAAAACAAATAGAAAATAGTTTCTTTTCACTCTTGATGAGAAATTCATGTAATTACTCAGTTCCGGGCGCAGGAAAAACAGCAACTGTTCTAGGCACATATGCTTATTTATATGATAAGAAAATAGTTGATAAAATTGTAGTTATATGTCCTAAAAACTCCTTTGACTCATGGGCTAATGAATGAAAAAGCACTTTTGGAAGCAGAATAAGATTAAATTTACTTAAAATAAATTTTAACTTAACAAACAAAAGTGAATTAATTTCAAAAGCTATAAATAAAAATTTAATTATTATAAATTATGAAAAAGCCAATTCGTTTAAATATCAAATAAAGAAAATTATAGATAGTAAAACTTTGGTTATTTTTGATGAAATACATAAAATTAAAAATCCTGAAGGCGTTAGAGCTAAATCATGATTAAATATAATTGAAGAATCTAAACCCTGGGGTACTATACAATTAACAGGAACGCCTATACCTAATAGCTACAAGGACGTTTTAAACTATGCTAAACTCATTTTCGGAAGTGAGTTAAAACATTATTTTAATCATGATAGTAGCGAACTAAATTCGCAAAATTTGAGTGAGCATAAGCGTAGACAAATTAATAATGAACTATACCCATTTTTTGTTAGAACATCAAAATCTGACTTAAATATACCCGAACCATTAGAAGACAGAATAATTATTTCTCAAGCTACTGATGAAGAAAATGAAGCATTTAGAATAATAAAAAACTCAATTGAAAATCCTCTTATAAGAATTATCAGATTACTGCAACTAGAATCCAACCCTGAGTTGTTGTTTAAATCTATTAATTGAAAAGAATTAGAGAATGTATGAACTGTATTAGATAATGAAACTAGGGATATAGAACAATATGACTATACTGCTGAATTAAGAGAATTATTATCCGAAATTAATACTAGTTCGAAATTTAATAAGTTGATTAACTTAGTTAGTAAACTTAAAGCGCAAAATAAAAAAATTATAATTTGATGTGTTTTTGCTGAAACAATAAATAAAATTCACAATAGATTAAATGAATTATTAATTAATTCTGAAATGATTTATGGAGCAACCGCAGACAAAGATAGAACTAGACTAATCAATGCTTTTAACAACAATGAAATAGATGTGCTTATAACAAATCCGCATACATTAGCTGAGTCTGTTTCATTTCATAAAGTATGTCATGATGCTATTTATTATGAACTAAGTTATAATCTTGTTCACTTTCTTCAATCTAAAAATAGAATACACAGATTAGGTTTAACAAATAAGGATTATACACAATATTATATAATGGAAGAACAGTACAATAATTTTATCTATCCATTTTCACTATCTAACAGAATCTATGAAAGACTGCAAGAAAAAGAAGAAGTAATGTT
It encodes the following:
- a CDS encoding DEAD/DEAH box helicase, yielding MHKIDLCIDNENNWYITLDNAFLFKSSRTYKRSEFHKFLHKDQNKYELKKIFFRRDLSIQDKRKVLILLEKIAQEVQFVLTIEDDIYKDIETLDRKIKERINLGKILKNREYEKDNNLILTKHEYIQILNKYIQRPLKEKQIENSFFSLLMRNSCNYSVPGAGKTATVLGTYAYLYDKKIVDKIVVICPKNSFDSWANEWKSTFGSRIRLNLLKINFNLTNKSELISKAINKNLIIINYEKANSFKYQIKKIIDSKTLVIFDEIHKIKNPEGVRAKSWLNIIEESKPWGTIQLTGTPIPNSYKDVLNYAKLIFGSELKHYFNHDSSELNSQNLSEHKRRQINNELYPFFVRTSKSDLNIPEPLEDRIIISQATDEENEAFRIIKNSIENPLIRIIRLLQLESNPELLFKSINWKELENVWTVLDNETRDIEQYDYTAELRELLSEINTSSKFNKLINLVSKLKAQNKKIIIWCVFAETINKIHNRLNELLINSEMIYGATADKDRTRLINAFNNNEIDVLITNPHTLAESVSFHKVCHDAIYYELSYNLVHFLQSKNRIHRLGLTNKDYTQYYIMEEQYNNFIYPFSLSNRIYERLQEKEEVMLNAVERQDLETNVFSTDEDIKYILDDLK